The following proteins come from a genomic window of Corallococcus sp. NCRR:
- a CDS encoding acyl-CoA dehydrogenase family protein: MSHEPLHPATRSREGFLGQLFAGRLRWDLVRAFPEQDAEERRQGDAVIAEVEQFLQEHVDPDEIERTGRIPPELREALRSRGYYKLQVERELGGRGLSMLNTFRVIEAVMSVCLPVGYTLAIHSGLGAGAIIEAVQDGPLKDYVRGRVADGVISGWADTEPIGASVRRASTTAVPTEDGAAYVLNGEKVFIGNGSIADLLNVTATLQEDGREQISLFFVETSSSGFHVRAEHSLMGLRGLPIAALGFDNVRVPKERMLAMSQEHWRNTPLLEPLSALGRMYIIVAASLALSKKCLQWSRGFLHRRLAQGRRLGDFDEIQRQVSATAAEVFAMESVARWSLTGVTADTLPLRWFEQVAAKNIASLTCARITDRTMSLLAAEGYETSESKAARGATPVPMERTLRDARAFRVAGGVDFLVDHKAAREGLFSLYYPMASHAAELESPPAPLPEEEHLSPRNREHLQHTAREVHRLAKRSLDLSRRHPDAGALHAKQRTLILMNQLCNELFTMSVTLAHASALASRGQPQADALADVYCTAARYRLEDLWRQADAEAEPDFAGVSERWLTGNTLDFLLSDVLIRK; the protein is encoded by the coding sequence ATGAGCCACGAGCCACTGCACCCCGCCACCCGCAGCCGCGAGGGCTTTCTGGGCCAGCTCTTCGCGGGGAGGCTCCGCTGGGATCTCGTCCGCGCGTTCCCCGAACAGGACGCCGAGGAACGCCGTCAAGGTGACGCCGTCATCGCGGAGGTCGAGCAGTTCCTCCAGGAGCACGTGGACCCGGACGAGATTGAGCGCACGGGCCGCATTCCACCGGAGCTGCGCGAGGCCCTGCGCTCACGCGGCTACTACAAGCTCCAGGTGGAGCGGGAACTGGGAGGCCGGGGCCTCTCCATGCTGAACACGTTCCGCGTCATCGAGGCCGTGATGAGCGTGTGCCTGCCGGTGGGCTACACGCTGGCCATCCACAGCGGCCTGGGCGCGGGAGCCATCATCGAGGCCGTGCAGGACGGTCCCCTCAAGGACTACGTCCGAGGCCGCGTCGCCGACGGAGTCATCTCCGGCTGGGCCGACACGGAGCCCATTGGAGCCTCCGTGCGGCGCGCGTCCACCACGGCCGTGCCCACGGAGGACGGAGCGGCGTATGTCCTCAACGGGGAGAAGGTGTTCATCGGCAACGGCTCCATCGCGGATCTGCTGAACGTCACCGCGACGCTCCAGGAGGACGGCCGTGAGCAGATCAGCCTCTTCTTCGTGGAGACCTCCAGCTCCGGCTTCCACGTCCGGGCCGAGCACAGCCTGATGGGCCTGCGAGGCCTGCCCATCGCCGCGCTGGGCTTCGACAACGTGCGGGTGCCGAAGGAGCGGATGCTCGCGATGTCGCAGGAGCACTGGCGGAACACGCCATTGCTGGAGCCGCTCAGCGCCCTGGGCCGCATGTACATCATCGTGGCCGCGTCGCTGGCGCTCTCCAAGAAGTGCCTCCAGTGGTCGCGCGGGTTCCTTCATCGGCGGCTCGCCCAGGGGCGCAGGCTCGGGGACTTCGACGAGATCCAGCGTCAGGTGTCCGCCACGGCGGCGGAGGTCTTCGCCATGGAGAGCGTGGCCCGCTGGAGCCTCACGGGCGTGACGGCGGACACCCTGCCCCTGCGCTGGTTCGAACAGGTGGCGGCCAAGAACATCGCGTCCCTGACGTGCGCGCGGATCACCGACCGGACGATGTCGCTGCTCGCCGCCGAAGGCTACGAGACGTCCGAGAGCAAGGCCGCCCGGGGTGCCACGCCGGTCCCGATGGAGCGCACGTTGCGAGATGCCCGGGCCTTCCGGGTCGCGGGAGGCGTGGACTTCCTGGTGGACCACAAGGCCGCGAGGGAGGGCCTCTTCTCACTCTATTACCCGATGGCCTCTCACGCGGCGGAGCTGGAGTCGCCCCCGGCCCCGCTCCCCGAGGAGGAGCACCTGTCCCCTCGCAACCGCGAGCATCTCCAGCACACGGCTCGGGAGGTGCATCGGCTCGCGAAGCGAAGCTTGGACCTGTCGCGCCGCCATCCGGACGCGGGGGCCCTGCACGCGAAGCAGCGGACGCTCATCCTGATGAACCAGCTCTGCAACGAGCTGTTCACGATGTCCGTCACGCTGGCCCACGCGTCGGCCCTGGCTTCACGCGGCCAACCCCAGGCCGACGCATTGGCGGACGTCTACTGCACCGCCGCGCGCTACCGCCTGGAGGACCTCTGGCGCCAGGCCGACGCCGAAGCGGAGCCGGACTTCGCGGGCGTGAGCGAACGCTGGCTGACGGGGAACACCCTCGACTTCCTGCTGAGCGACGTCCTCATCCGAAAGTGA
- a CDS encoding metal-dependent hydrolase family protein, with translation MRRALLFGSLLWSLSSASAAEPARVQVLKAARLFDAKAGKVVTPGVVVVSEGRVVGVGPKAPVPEGASVVDLGDATLLPGFMDAHTHLTVEPGPDWRKDLVDSFQRTIPEQTLDTLPWARATLMAGFTTVRNLGAEDFIDVGLRNATARGIVVGPRILAATSSLSSTGGHCDYGNSFRKGLLAHDASPGVADGPDALRARVRENVKYGADVIKVCATGGVMSLNADPDAPQFTQAELDAVVDEAHAHRRKVAAHAHGAEGAKRAIRAGVDSIEHGTLMDDEGVAMMKQKGTWYVPTAFAFFGIKELADQGKLPADTVAKLRAVDKRREHVLRKAISLGVRIAFGTDAGVFAHGRNAEEFALLVQAGLTPAEALRTATVNTAELLGVSDKLGTLEPGKLADVIAVPGNPLQDIRATQKVFFVMKEGVIHRDDSAAGSRAAP, from the coding sequence TTGCGACGCGCTCTGCTCTTCGGCTCCCTCTTGTGGTCGCTGTCCTCTGCCTCCGCCGCTGAACCCGCCCGGGTCCAGGTCTTGAAAGCCGCCCGCCTCTTCGATGCGAAGGCGGGGAAGGTCGTCACCCCGGGTGTGGTGGTGGTGTCGGAGGGACGGGTGGTGGGCGTGGGCCCGAAGGCGCCGGTGCCGGAGGGCGCGAGCGTCGTGGACCTGGGCGACGCCACGTTGCTGCCGGGCTTCATGGACGCGCACACGCACCTGACGGTGGAGCCCGGTCCGGACTGGCGGAAGGACCTGGTCGACAGCTTCCAGCGCACCATCCCTGAGCAGACGCTGGACACGCTGCCGTGGGCGCGAGCGACGCTGATGGCCGGCTTCACCACCGTGCGCAACCTGGGCGCGGAGGACTTCATCGACGTGGGCCTGCGCAACGCCACCGCGCGAGGCATCGTGGTGGGGCCGCGCATCCTCGCGGCGACGTCCAGCCTGAGCTCCACGGGCGGGCACTGTGACTACGGCAACTCGTTCCGCAAGGGACTGCTGGCCCACGACGCGAGCCCCGGCGTGGCGGATGGCCCGGACGCGCTGCGCGCCAGGGTGCGCGAGAACGTGAAGTACGGCGCGGACGTCATCAAGGTCTGCGCCACGGGAGGCGTGATGAGCCTCAACGCGGACCCGGACGCGCCGCAGTTCACCCAGGCGGAGCTGGACGCGGTGGTGGACGAAGCGCACGCGCACCGGCGCAAGGTGGCCGCGCACGCGCACGGCGCGGAAGGGGCGAAGCGGGCCATCCGCGCGGGAGTGGACTCCATCGAGCACGGCACGCTGATGGACGATGAGGGCGTGGCGATGATGAAGCAGAAGGGCACCTGGTACGTTCCCACGGCCTTCGCGTTCTTCGGAATCAAGGAACTGGCGGACCAGGGCAAGCTCCCGGCGGACACGGTCGCCAAGCTGCGAGCGGTGGACAAGCGGCGGGAGCACGTGCTGCGCAAGGCGATCTCCCTGGGCGTGCGCATCGCGTTCGGCACGGACGCGGGCGTGTTCGCCCACGGGCGCAACGCGGAGGAGTTCGCGCTGCTGGTGCAGGCGGGGCTCACACCGGCGGAGGCCCTACGCACCGCCACGGTGAACACGGCGGAGCTGCTCGGGGTGTCGGACAAGCTGGGGACGCTGGAGCCGGGGAAGCTGGCGGACGTGATCGCCGTGCCGGGCAATCCGCTCCAGGACATCCGCGCGACGCAGAAGGTCTTCTTCGTGATGAAGGAAGGCGTCATCCACCGAGATGACTCAGCGGCCGGCTCACGCGCCGCGCCATGA
- a CDS encoding MBL fold metallo-hydrolase, translating into MRIHHLNCGTLCPASARFVTGSGGLFERARMVCHCLLLETPRGLVLVDTGLGTRDVQDARGRLGQRFLRRNTPRLDPAETALAQVQRLGFRREDVRHIVPTHLDLDHVGGLADFPDAQVHIFADEHAAAVVPPVAGARHGYKPAQWAHGPKWSRYAVDGERWFGFESVRVIPGLDEEVLLVPLTGHTAGHCGVAVKGPGGWMLHAGDAYFSHHEVDPVAPRSPWGLALFQRLYSEDNAVRLQNQERLRGLVRAHGHEVKVFSAHCAVEFDRMRA; encoded by the coding sequence ATGCGAATCCATCACCTCAACTGTGGAACCCTGTGTCCCGCCAGTGCCCGGTTCGTCACGGGCTCGGGCGGGCTGTTCGAGCGGGCCCGGATGGTCTGCCACTGCCTGCTGCTGGAGACGCCCCGGGGGCTCGTGCTCGTGGACACGGGCCTGGGGACCCGGGACGTGCAGGACGCGCGGGGGCGGCTGGGACAGCGCTTCCTGCGACGGAACACGCCCCGGTTGGACCCGGCGGAGACGGCGCTGGCCCAGGTGCAGCGGCTGGGCTTCCGGCGCGAGGACGTCCGGCACATCGTGCCCACGCACCTGGACCTGGATCACGTCGGAGGCCTGGCGGACTTCCCGGACGCCCAGGTCCACATCTTCGCGGACGAGCACGCCGCGGCGGTGGTGCCCCCGGTGGCGGGCGCGAGGCACGGCTACAAGCCGGCGCAGTGGGCCCACGGACCAAAGTGGAGCCGGTATGCGGTGGACGGCGAGCGCTGGTTCGGCTTCGAGTCGGTGCGGGTGATTCCAGGCCTGGACGAGGAGGTGCTGCTGGTGCCCCTGACGGGCCACACGGCGGGCCACTGCGGCGTCGCGGTGAAGGGGCCCGGAGGCTGGATGCTGCACGCGGGGGACGCGTACTTCAGCCACCACGAAGTGGACCCGGTGGCGCCGCGAAGTCCGTGGGGCCTGGCGCTGTTCCAGCGGCTATACTCCGAGGACAACGCCGTGCGCCTCCAGAACCAGGAGCGCCTGCGCGGCCTGGTGCGCGCGCATGGGCACGAGGTGAAGGTGTTCTCCGCGCACTGCGCCGTGGAGTTCGACCGGATGCGTGCGTGA
- a CDS encoding helix-turn-helix domain-containing protein — protein sequence MAAPPDNALAPRADLSRFVQRVRVLWRGPSHGDYVRVPDGTVELVVRVTSTTCDVHALGPREQVVRKAPSEVPPDTLGLQFKPGGAYPFFGLPMSELAHRSRSIDTLWGKADGAKLREALAKAPSSQARLRTLESALVDRLHRDDVYEPAAAYLVRRGVRLLTGPGDIPRVADLARTLGVSERHLRRAFDDVLGMGPKSYARLVRLQRALQASTAQGGRPDWGSIAAGVGYYDQAHLIADFRAVLGTTPGAWARARAA from the coding sequence ATGGCCGCTCCGCCCGACAACGCGCTGGCCCCCCGGGCCGACCTGTCCCGCTTCGTCCAGCGCGTGCGCGTCCTCTGGCGCGGTCCCTCCCACGGCGACTACGTCCGCGTGCCGGACGGCACCGTGGAGCTGGTGGTCCGCGTCACCTCCACCACCTGCGACGTGCACGCCCTGGGGCCGCGCGAACAGGTGGTGCGCAAGGCGCCGTCGGAGGTTCCTCCCGACACGCTGGGCCTACAGTTCAAGCCCGGCGGCGCCTACCCCTTCTTCGGCCTGCCCATGTCGGAGCTGGCCCACCGGTCGCGCTCCATCGACACGCTCTGGGGCAAGGCGGATGGCGCGAAGCTCCGCGAGGCGCTCGCGAAGGCCCCCTCCTCCCAGGCCCGCCTGCGCACATTGGAATCCGCGCTCGTGGACCGGCTCCACCGCGACGACGTCTACGAACCGGCCGCCGCGTACCTCGTGCGGCGCGGCGTCCGTCTGCTCACCGGCCCCGGGGACATCCCCCGCGTCGCGGACCTGGCCCGCACGCTCGGCGTGAGCGAACGGCACCTGCGCCGCGCTTTTGATGACGTGCTCGGCATGGGACCCAAGTCCTATGCGCGGCTCGTCCGCCTCCAGCGCGCGCTCCAGGCCTCCACCGCCCAGGGCGGCCGGCCGGACTGGGGGAGCATCGCCGCCGGGGTGGGCTACTATGATCAGGCCCACTTGATCGCGGATTTCCGGGCCGTGCTGGGCACCACGCCGGGCGCGTGGGCGCGCGCACGGGCCGCCTGA
- a CDS encoding S46 family peptidase codes for MKRLVVIAALVGAAPALADEGMWTFNNFPAAKVKEKYGFQPDQQWMDKLRLGAVRLAGGCSASFVSPDGLVMTNHHCARGCIEQLSTAKQDYLANGFYAKTQGEEKQCPAMEVNQLVEITDITEQLNKATASLTGKQYSDTLKAEMSKAEKACSNGDDKVRCDVVTLYQGGKYNLYKYRRFQDVRLVFAPEHAIAFFGGDPDNFEFPRYDLDVSFVRVYQDKQPVKTPDYFKWSEGGAKENDLTFVAGNPGRTSRALTIAELEYTRDVALPKTLMYLSELRGVLTEFQKRGPEQKRISSNLLFGVENGLKASKGRHEALLDKKFFASKVAAEQELRKKVDANPELKKKYAAAWDEIAKAEAQLLTIRKDLNFIEQGQGLSASLFHTARALVRAGDELPKDNGQRLREFNDANLPALKAQLFSPAPIYADLEIARLTFGLTKMREELGAKHPFVKKVLGKESPEQVATRVVKGTKLFDPKARQALWNGGKKAVDASKDPMVQLAVLTDADARAIRKKFEDDVESIIKKNSELVAKAKFDIYGTSQYPDATFSPRVSFGSVKGYMDEGQQVAPITQMSGTFEHATGQEPYALPKSWLKSEKIVTGTTPMNFVTTNDIIGGNSGSPVVNKNHEIVGLVFDGNIQSLGGEYGFDESVNRTVAVHSEAIIEALKKIYGANRVLEELRPGSTKVAPVKANPAG; via the coding sequence ATGAAGCGATTGGTCGTCATCGCCGCCCTCGTGGGTGCCGCCCCGGCGCTCGCCGATGAAGGCATGTGGACGTTCAACAACTTCCCCGCCGCCAAGGTGAAGGAGAAGTACGGCTTCCAGCCGGATCAGCAGTGGATGGACAAGCTGCGCCTGGGCGCGGTGCGTCTGGCCGGCGGCTGCTCGGCGAGCTTCGTGTCGCCGGACGGCCTGGTGATGACCAATCACCACTGCGCGCGCGGCTGCATCGAGCAGCTGTCCACCGCGAAGCAGGACTACCTGGCCAACGGCTTCTACGCCAAGACGCAGGGCGAGGAGAAGCAGTGCCCGGCGATGGAGGTGAACCAGCTCGTCGAGATCACCGACATCACCGAGCAGCTCAACAAGGCCACCGCGTCGCTGACCGGCAAGCAGTACTCGGACACGCTGAAGGCGGAGATGTCCAAGGCGGAGAAGGCCTGTTCCAACGGCGACGACAAGGTGCGCTGTGACGTCGTCACGCTGTACCAGGGCGGCAAGTACAACCTGTACAAGTACCGCCGCTTCCAGGACGTGCGCCTGGTGTTCGCCCCGGAGCACGCCATCGCCTTCTTCGGCGGTGACCCGGACAACTTCGAGTTCCCCCGCTACGACCTGGACGTGTCCTTCGTGCGCGTCTACCAGGACAAGCAGCCGGTGAAGACGCCGGACTACTTCAAGTGGTCCGAGGGCGGCGCGAAGGAGAACGACCTCACGTTCGTGGCCGGCAACCCGGGCCGCACCTCGCGCGCGCTGACCATCGCGGAGCTGGAGTACACCCGCGACGTGGCCCTGCCCAAGACGCTCATGTACCTCTCCGAGCTGCGCGGCGTGCTCACCGAGTTCCAGAAGCGTGGCCCCGAGCAGAAGCGCATCTCCAGCAACCTGCTGTTCGGCGTGGAGAACGGCCTGAAGGCGTCCAAGGGCCGCCACGAGGCGCTGCTCGACAAGAAGTTCTTCGCCTCCAAGGTCGCCGCGGAGCAGGAGCTGCGCAAGAAGGTCGACGCGAACCCCGAGCTGAAGAAGAAGTACGCCGCCGCCTGGGATGAGATCGCCAAGGCGGAGGCCCAGTTGCTCACCATCCGCAAGGACCTGAACTTCATCGAGCAGGGCCAGGGCCTGTCCGCCAGCCTGTTCCACACCGCCCGGGCGCTGGTGCGCGCTGGCGACGAGCTGCCCAAGGACAACGGCCAGCGGCTGCGCGAGTTCAACGACGCCAACCTGCCCGCCCTCAAGGCGCAGCTCTTCAGCCCCGCGCCCATCTACGCGGACCTGGAGATCGCCCGCCTGACGTTCGGCCTCACCAAGATGCGTGAGGAGCTGGGCGCCAAGCACCCGTTCGTGAAGAAGGTGCTGGGCAAGGAGTCCCCGGAGCAGGTCGCCACCCGCGTGGTGAAGGGCACGAAGCTCTTCGACCCGAAGGCGCGCCAGGCGCTCTGGAACGGCGGCAAGAAGGCCGTGGACGCGTCCAAGGACCCCATGGTCCAGCTGGCCGTCCTGACGGACGCGGACGCCCGCGCCATCCGCAAGAAGTTCGAGGACGACGTCGAGTCCATCATCAAGAAGAACAGCGAGCTGGTCGCCAAGGCGAAGTTCGACATCTACGGCACCAGCCAGTACCCGGACGCGACCTTCTCCCCGCGCGTGTCCTTCGGTTCCGTGAAGGGCTACATGGACGAGGGCCAGCAGGTCGCCCCCATCACCCAGATGTCCGGCACCTTCGAGCACGCCACGGGCCAGGAGCCGTATGCGCTGCCCAAGTCGTGGCTGAAGTCGGAGAAGATCGTCACCGGCACCACGCCGATGAACTTCGTCACCACCAACGACATCATCGGCGGCAACTCCGGTTCGCCCGTGGTGAACAAGAACCACGAGATCGTCGGCCTGGTGTTCGACGGCAACATCCAGTCGCTGGGCGGCGAGTACGGCTTCGACGAGTCGGTGAACCGCACGGTGGCCGTGCACTCGGAGGCCATCATCGAGGCGCTCAAGAAGATCTACGGCGCCAACCGCGTCCTGGAAGAGCTGCGCCCCGGCAGCACCAAGGTCGCGCCGGTGAAGGCGAACCCGGCGGGGTAG
- a CDS encoding DUF2268 domain-containing putative Zn-dependent protease (predicted Zn-dependent protease with a strongly conserved HExxH motif): MGLRSLLSPTLLALTACAARPPVEPAPAAVQDVVSTVDVDHFWEAYDAVRATTEPAEQLARFQALYIDRGTPGLRSFMRARRYTAQGYVDAIRDYPRFWESVRPLTARAREAVARVAPTLARFRALYPRLGTTEVYFTVGALQSSGTALDGRVLLGAELATGDARVDVSELPPKLRAGLGAYFQSRPHEGMDLLIAHEAVHTRQKAPADVLVDWVVYEGVADFVAEQVTGRLPALAYVTYGPQHDAALRERFREAQDSTRFAPWLWSGPDNAEGVADLGYYVGYAIARAYHAKAPDKQAALQRMIELDYADTAAVKTFVRESGYLE, translated from the coding sequence ATGGGCCTGCGCTCCCTGTTGTCCCCCACCCTCCTCGCCCTGACGGCCTGTGCCGCGAGGCCGCCCGTGGAGCCCGCCCCCGCCGCGGTCCAGGACGTTGTCTCCACGGTGGACGTGGACCACTTCTGGGAGGCCTACGACGCCGTGCGGGCCACGACGGAGCCCGCCGAGCAGTTGGCCCGCTTCCAGGCGCTCTACATCGACCGGGGCACGCCCGGGTTGCGCAGCTTCATGCGTGCCAGGCGCTACACGGCGCAGGGCTACGTGGACGCCATCCGTGACTACCCCCGCTTCTGGGAGTCCGTGCGCCCCCTGACCGCACGCGCCCGGGAGGCCGTGGCCCGCGTGGCCCCCACGCTGGCGCGCTTCCGCGCCCTCTATCCCCGGCTGGGGACCACGGAGGTGTACTTCACCGTGGGCGCGCTCCAATCGAGCGGCACCGCGCTGGACGGCCGGGTGCTGCTGGGGGCGGAGCTGGCCACCGGCGACGCGCGGGTGGACGTGTCGGAGCTGCCACCGAAGCTGCGCGCGGGCCTGGGGGCCTACTTCCAGAGCCGCCCGCATGAAGGCATGGACCTGCTCATCGCCCACGAGGCCGTGCACACGCGCCAGAAGGCCCCCGCGGACGTGCTGGTGGACTGGGTCGTCTACGAGGGGGTGGCGGACTTCGTGGCCGAGCAGGTCACCGGCCGGCTGCCCGCGCTGGCCTACGTCACCTACGGCCCCCAGCACGACGCGGCGCTGCGCGAGCGGTTCCGAGAGGCCCAGGATTCGACGCGCTTCGCGCCGTGGCTCTGGTCGGGCCCGGACAACGCGGAGGGCGTGGCGGACCTGGGCTACTACGTGGGCTACGCGATCGCCCGCGCCTACCATGCGAAGGCCCCGGACAAGCAGGCGGCGCTCCAGCGGATGATCGAACTGGACTATGCGGACACCGCCGCGGTGAAGACGTTTGTCAGGGAGAGCGGCTACCTGGAGTGA
- a CDS encoding phytanoyl-CoA dioxygenase family protein: MDARAEQFMRDGFLRIDGAFPREVADEARALLWRDTGCDPDRTATWTRPVIRLGMYTQKPFVDAANTPVLHEAYDALVGAGRWLPPGAMGTFPVRFPSPEDPGDVGWHIDVGFDFDKPDFMDWRANVASRGRALLMLFLFSDVGEDDAPTRIRVGSHQDIARLLGPAGEAGLTLRQLAANGFAESAHRREVLATGEAGTVYLCHPFLVHSAQPHRGTRPRFMAQPPLLPREPLSLARLPEDTSPVEEAIRRAVT, encoded by the coding sequence ATGGACGCGCGCGCCGAGCAGTTCATGCGGGACGGGTTCCTTCGCATCGACGGGGCCTTCCCCCGGGAGGTCGCGGACGAGGCCCGGGCCCTTCTCTGGCGGGACACGGGGTGCGACCCGGACCGGACCGCCACCTGGACCCGCCCCGTCATCCGCCTGGGCATGTACACCCAGAAGCCCTTCGTGGACGCCGCGAACACGCCCGTGCTCCACGAGGCCTATGACGCGCTCGTCGGCGCCGGCCGGTGGCTGCCGCCCGGGGCCATGGGCACGTTCCCCGTGCGCTTCCCCTCCCCCGAGGACCCGGGCGACGTGGGGTGGCACATCGACGTGGGCTTCGACTTCGACAAGCCGGACTTCATGGACTGGCGCGCCAACGTCGCCTCCAGGGGCCGGGCGCTGCTCATGCTCTTCCTCTTCTCCGACGTGGGCGAGGACGACGCGCCCACCCGCATCCGCGTGGGCTCGCACCAGGACATCGCGCGGCTCTTGGGCCCGGCGGGCGAGGCGGGCCTGACGCTGCGCCAGCTCGCGGCCAACGGTTTCGCGGAGTCCGCCCACCGGCGCGAGGTGCTGGCCACGGGCGAGGCGGGCACGGTGTACCTGTGCCACCCCTTCCTCGTGCACTCGGCCCAACCGCACCGGGGAACGCGGCCGCGCTTCATGGCGCAGCCGCCGCTCTTGCCCCGGGAGCCCCTGAGCCTGGCGCGGCTCCCGGAGGACACGTCGCCGGTGGAGGAGGCCATCCGGCGCGCGGTGACTTGA
- the guaA gene encoding glutamine-hydrolyzing GMP synthase: MDLHSEKILILDFGSQYTQLIARRVRELGVYCEIHRPDLPAADIRQFAPKGIILSGGPASVEAPGSPRCDPYVFEAGLPVLGICYGLQLISKLLGGRIDRSAHREFGSAAVEVLAARGPFAEFRPGDQVQVWMSHGDRVDELPPGFEAIGRSGNSPFAAAAHKTNPWYGFQFHPEVVHTPQGKAMLRAFLFNDCKVSGSWTMKGFIDEAVETIRKQVGDEGRVICGLSGGVDSSVAALLLHRAIGPRLQCIFVDNGVLRQGERAQVEALFVDRFHVPLKTVDARERFLSKLAGVTDPEQKRKIIGREFIAVFEEASRDVQDAGFLAQGTLYPDVIESVSWKGPSVTIKSHHNVGGLPEQMKLKLVEPLRELFKDEVRALGRELGLPDEMVSRQPFPGPGLAIRVLGEVNEKRLDLVRRADTIVQEEIHKAGLYKEVWQAFAVLLPVQSVGVMGDERTYESTCVLRAVTSVDGMTADWARIPFPILEKISSRITNEVRGINRVVYDISSKPPATIEWE, translated from the coding sequence GTGGACCTGCACTCCGAGAAGATCCTGATCCTTGATTTCGGGAGCCAGTACACCCAGCTCATCGCCCGCCGGGTGCGCGAGCTGGGCGTCTACTGCGAGATCCACCGCCCGGACCTCCCCGCCGCCGACATCCGCCAGTTCGCGCCGAAGGGCATCATCCTCTCCGGCGGGCCGGCGTCCGTGGAAGCGCCCGGCTCCCCGCGCTGCGACCCGTACGTCTTCGAGGCCGGACTCCCGGTGCTGGGCATCTGCTACGGCCTCCAACTGATCTCCAAGCTCCTGGGAGGCCGCATCGACCGGAGCGCCCACCGCGAGTTCGGCAGCGCCGCGGTGGAGGTGCTCGCCGCGCGGGGCCCCTTCGCGGAGTTCCGCCCGGGCGACCAGGTGCAGGTGTGGATGAGCCACGGCGACCGGGTGGACGAGCTGCCGCCCGGCTTCGAGGCCATCGGCCGCAGCGGCAACTCGCCCTTCGCGGCGGCGGCCCACAAGACGAACCCCTGGTACGGCTTCCAGTTCCACCCGGAGGTCGTCCACACGCCGCAGGGCAAGGCCATGCTGCGCGCCTTCCTCTTCAACGACTGCAAGGTGTCCGGCTCGTGGACGATGAAGGGCTTCATCGACGAGGCCGTGGAGACCATCCGCAAGCAGGTCGGTGACGAGGGCCGCGTCATCTGCGGGCTGTCTGGCGGCGTGGACAGCTCCGTGGCGGCGCTGCTCCTGCACCGGGCCATTGGCCCCCGGCTCCAGTGCATCTTCGTGGACAACGGCGTGCTGCGTCAGGGCGAGCGGGCGCAGGTGGAGGCGCTCTTCGTGGACCGCTTCCACGTGCCGCTGAAGACGGTGGACGCGCGCGAGCGCTTCCTGTCGAAGCTGGCCGGCGTCACGGATCCGGAGCAGAAGCGGAAGATCATCGGCCGGGAGTTCATCGCCGTCTTCGAGGAGGCCTCGCGCGACGTGCAGGACGCGGGCTTCCTGGCGCAGGGCACGCTGTACCCGGACGTCATCGAGTCCGTGTCGTGGAAGGGCCCGTCCGTCACCATCAAGAGCCACCACAACGTGGGCGGCCTGCCGGAGCAGATGAAGCTCAAGCTGGTGGAGCCCCTGCGCGAGCTCTTCAAGGACGAGGTCCGCGCGCTGGGCCGCGAGCTGGGCCTGCCGGACGAGATGGTCTCCCGCCAGCCCTTCCCGGGCCCGGGCCTGGCCATCCGCGTGCTGGGCGAGGTGAACGAGAAGCGCCTGGACCTGGTGCGCCGCGCGGACACCATCGTGCAGGAGGAGATCCACAAGGCCGGCCTGTACAAGGAGGTGTGGCAGGCCTTCGCCGTCCTGCTGCCGGTGCAGAGCGTGGGCGTGATGGGCGACGAGCGCACCTACGAGTCCACCTGCGTGCTGCGCGCCGTCACCAGCGTGGACGGGATGACGGCGGACTGGGCCCGCATCCCGTTCCCCATCCTGGAGAAGATCTCCTCGCGCATCACCAACGAGGTGCGCGGCATCAACCGCGTCGTCTACGACATCTCCTCCAAGCCGCCCGCCACCATCGAGTGGGAGTGA